The Diceros bicornis minor isolate mBicDic1 chromosome 28, mDicBic1.mat.cur, whole genome shotgun sequence genomic sequence tattttgtttttaaaaactagcTGCCTTGTTCTCCCTGTCCTCTCAATTCCATCCTTTAAACTCAGGGAGACTCCACATGGGTTCCCTCTCCCTGTCTTACTACCTGGAAACTCACTCAATGAAGTAAGCTGGGAAAGTTATAGGGCTCACTTCatttgtttctcatctctcagggGTCATTGTCCCATGTTGCTTGATGTCTAATATCTAAAacttagtttttaatttattttttattttatttttattatttcaggtaGAAAGGCAAATCTGTTCCCTGTTAATCCATGTTGGTCAGAAGCAGAAATCTAAATCCTCCCAACCTCTCTATTTTCcctaaaagcaattttttttgtatattctagTGTGGGTGGCTATGAAGCAAagctggaagagagagagataaagagagagagtgagaaagaactTGGCGTACCTTATGCTTCTATCCCTAAGTACTGCCAGGGTGACAGACCTCGCCTTGTAATACACTAGTAGATGTCActcaatatatttgaaataacagGTATATTCAAACTAAAGGAAGCTAGACTCTAGCCAAGAAAAAAAGGTCAAACACTGATTGTATCCAAGTGATAAGCCCATCAACCCAGCTGAATGATGGTTGACTTTTGGAATTAGCAAACAAGAactttaaagtaattattataaatatattaaaataattgttataaatatattaaataaattattcctaTTTCATAGAAGAGGAAATTAGACTAGGATGTTTAAGAAATTGCCTAAGATCACTCAGCTTGCGTAGAAACCAAACTGCATTTCTTTACTCCAGATCCCAAGTGCACTCTTCTTTCCCTTGTACCACAGCTCAGACCAATTATAGGAAAACATAGTGAACTATTTCATAGAAATTTGTCTTAAACTTCTCCTGGACAACATCATCCACACCTAGGCGTCATTTTTTATAACTGTGCAAGGGACTTCCCAATGCACAGCTGTAGTCCTGATTTCTCTCCTGGACTTCACTAGTCTGTCTTCCCCTGGAAGTCTCAGCATCAACACATAGTCAACTAGTCAACTAACTTACATCCTTATCTTTGTGAAGTCATCATCCTTATGCTTCTCCTCTCATACAATCAATGGCTGCATTGTAAGTTCTTTACTTAGACCAATGGAATCATCTTTCATGACTGTTTGTCCATATCTGAGAGATCCTCAAATCCAACCTACAaccctgtaattcccatattcaTCTTATCTTCTTCACCTCATTGCTTTCTGTTTGAGTCTTCTTTGCATCTATGGGCACTGTTGCAATGGGTCTCTAACTCATCTCCCCATTTTCAATCAATCCTCCATTCTGTCACAAGACCAGTCATTCTAACCTAAGAACTTAACCTGACCACTTCACAGGAGTGCAAGAAAATCTTCGCTGACTTTCCATTTTCTACAGAATAAAGCTCAGTAGTACAAGATTCTTGACAATGGTTTGGCCTCCTCAAACCATTTCATCTTCATCTTCTAAATGAATGCTAATCAATAGTCCTAAAAGGATCTTTCCCTTCCCCAGCCTTTGATAACAAAAATTAGTAGCAATTCGTTGCTGGTTTTGAATTCATTTTCCCATTTGATTGTCACAGAAACTCATCAGTAGACATTCCTGTATCCATCTTCCAAATGAAGTAATgaaagcacagagaggtcaagtttggttttccaaggtcacacagctaagaagtggaagAGTAGGAAATTCAATCCTGAGTTCTTTGGTTGTAAAGCCCATGATTTTCCACAATACCACATCACCACTCCTGTTGCAGCAATAACTAAATTGACAAGTATTATTAACATTGTGAATTTTTCCACAAACTTTATTTCCTCAATTTtccacatatttttctttcttcaacagGAGTATATAGAACATTAAGTAGACTAACATTCTTTGTGATTTTAATTGAGAACaaggcttttaaatattttattgtgccAATGAGGGTTCAGTGGAAAGTATAATGAGCAGGATTTTTTGAATTAATATCCATTACCATCTGAACATTGCTCCTCACTTTGTTCACAAACCTTTTATTTGTCATGATATGTCTGTATTGCTTCTTCAATATAGAGGCATTCTATGTGTTGACTTTAAAAGGCATTGATTATTTCTTATGTGAAATATACCATTAACCTTGACTTCCAATACttccttttcattgtatttaaaaagtaataagtaAGCTGACCCCATCTTGtcttacatttattaaaataaccATTATGAAATATAAAAAGGACAAATCACAGGCTGTAAAAGAATGAGAGATCCATGGTGATCTAGTGTGTGTGCTGCTGAAGTTGACTCAAATTAGGCAGAGAAAACCACAATACTAACACCTATCCCATTTTTATCCAtaggagaatattctgaatagTCTATGCTTCCTACCTTACTTTCTAGAAGGCTTACAATTTTATCTTTCATATTAAGATATGGAATTAATACAGCATGCATTCTTGTcatcttttacttcattttttacaAATACTGATATATACCAGTTTTTATCTAACACTTTCCTTTTGGTTTTCTATTAATCCTAAATGTTCTGTTATACTttgtctctcctttctttctttctttggagCAATTTGTCATTTacctttcattcactcattttttcTACTATTTAGTGGGAAAATGTTACCTTACAGGTAAAAATATATATCCTTGATTTTAAGATTATAATTTATCTATTGATACTTTATCACTTCCTAGAAAATGCTAAACCTTTAACTGCACATAATCACTCCTAGTTTTTGTGTTATTGCTATTATAAGTTTTAATTCTACATATAACTTAGAAGCTGAAACATTATAATTGTTGTTTATTACACTGGATATTCATTTAGATTGACCCATATATTCATCCATCCCCGCGCCTATTATTCTTTAATATTCGTTTCCACCTGAGCTCATTTTTCTTTCACCTGAATAGTTATCACTTTAGGATTTCTTTCAAAGCAAGTCTGCTGTAGATGAATAATGTGTTTGCGTACGTGTGTGGAGAGGGATTTGGAAGAAAGGGCCTGGAaatgttctcattttcttttcactttttaaggaTGTTTTCACAGAGTATATAATTTTTGGTtggtaattattttctttcaacactttaaaaatgCTGTCCTTTGTATTCTAGTATCCATTGTCTCTATTAAGAAGTTACCTCTAAGTTTTGTTGCTGcttctttgatgaaatgtctttgttttttcctttgactatttttcatatttatctttATTGCTGGTTTCTGAAATTTTACAATGAGTTTCttaaatgtggttttcttttaacttGCCCTTCTTGACATTGTAGatcttcttgaatctgtggcttGATGTCCTACATAAGTTTGAGAAAATCATTCAGTATTAGCCATTTGCTCTTCtacctcctttcctctttctcttctccctcctagtgTTCAGTTATACATGTTAGCCTTTTCCAACATGTCCCGAATAGCTCTTACTGtcctttctgtattttccttcctttttcttctccacGTATTAATTTGGATATTTTCTACTTATCTCTATTCCAATTTGCTAAGCCTTTCTTCAATATTGTCTAATCTGTGGTTAAATTCATCTATTTAGTTCCTAATTCCAAATGTACCCTTCAGCTCCACAGTTtctacttaatattttttatataatttctccTTCTCTAGTGAACTCCTTATCTTGTTATGTATGTTGAGGCACATGTTAACATCAGTTACTTTGATATCTGTGCCTGGTATCTCATATATTTGGATCACCAGAGAGTTTTCAattgtctttttttgtcttttgaccctGTATCTTAGTACgtctggtattttttttattaaatgccAGATATTGTATATgaaaaaatgcagaatctctggaTGATGTTTTATTTATAGAAAGAGAATTCACTTTATCCTCTGATGGAAACCTGGAGTAGAGGAGATTTCCTTATATCAAAGAGGGATTGAGATAATTTAGAGTTGGATTTCAGCTTTAGAAAGGCGTAGCCAAAACCTTGTTCATCTCCCTTTTTACGTTTATTGCTCTAGGGTCTGAACTGAGATGCTGGAGTTTGTTTAAGGGAGCTTTCTCCTTCGTGGGTCTCAGACTTTGATTTTTATCTCAAAAGCACTATGGAACTGCTGAAACCTCACCTCATGTGTTTAATCCCTTTTTCTTCAATTCCCAGGCCTCCTACTCTGAGCAACATAAGAATTAGCAACTGCCTCAGGTGGAGAACCAATGACTACTGTTGGGATCACTTATCTGTACCTCCTTTCAATTCAAGTCCTTGGCCTCCCTTCAGTTCAAAACGGGATGTCTTGGCAGGTCCAAAattcaagttttttctttccagatgcTGTGAGATTGCCAAAATCTTTTCTCACTTTTCTGCCTCTGTAGCCTGCCTCTGTCCAGTTTCTAGCCTACCAACAGGCAACAACTAAGAATCAGCAAATGCCCcaagagacaaaaagaggagcatACAATATTTGGCTCACTTAATTGAGCTTCCTTTATCTCCAGAATCTTGTCTCCACATATACTAACTTCCGCAGAAGCAATcacattcattaaaataaaagttatgcTATCCagcttttctagttttcttagTGGGATCATTAGATACTCCACTCAGACgttcaatatttttttattttacattttttatctgTCTCCATGACTAGACTGTAAGTCCTAAGAAGGCAGAGTGTTTGTCTGTTCACCAATGTATCATGTTTCCCTGGAAGAGTACTAAGAAACTATTAGACAggagaaattttatttaaattgaattaaatgtCTTTTGGGGACCCAATAGATGAGCTATTGTGAAAGAAAGATTTCTTCCTACTTACTGCTATGCAAACATCTACTAGTTTAGAGTATATTAGCATTTGCCCCCTTGTGCTACCCTATTCTCCTTACCGTAGACATTGTAGATTAGGAAGAAATTTTTACCTCTGGGTATAGTTGTTGCAGACCTCATCAATATTTACTATTACAGTGGAGTATTCAGgagctgagaaaaaaataacataaaatgagagaactttattctctctcattttatagGTTTTAGATTCCTTAAAAATCAAGATTCCCCTTGTAACCCAAACAAGCAGATtgcagaaaacataaaatatttcttgCTCCAAAATAGTATAGCAAATATAAAGTTCATTTTCTTAGTACCAGGTATAAATGAGCTCCCAGGAATCCTATAAAAcacatttctaattattttagtgAGACAGAACAGCGACAAGAAATATAAGTAAAAAACACCTCGTCATTATCTGATgtctaaaaaatgaaaagtaaattacaaatttcaaagtaaattttgaaaacatCATTATAGTAGATTATCTGAGTAGATCTGATCAGGCCAATAGATCTGCAAGATGAACAATTCTAAGACAGAAATGTTACCAAAACAAATTGGGTTCActtcttggtgagttgaaatcaaagccttcaccagaagtaattgtcacacaaagtacaatttatTTTCAGCAAATAAGGAGACCACAGGGAAGCACTTCCAAATTTGTGGCTCCCCAAGCAAGGAAAAACAAGCATCTTTTATTTCAGAtcaggaatgaatattcaaaagagaacTTGCATCATCACatgtagaggtgggtataagctcGCTCAAGcatagtttgaaaacatgctttcacatacattgcatgttatgctaataaggcttagctcctcctggggcagagacattaacattaaaatgaagcaagatAACTTTTGGGCATTTCTCAGCCCGTCTGCACAAAAGTTGCTCTTGCGGTGGGGTTTGGACAGGTTCTGGGCAGTTGGTGATTGTATCTCTTAACTTCACTAAAAAAAACTTTGAGAAACAGTTAGGTGCTTTTGATACCTCCTTTGAGATACTCGGGCAGTTAGGTGGTGACAGAATTATTTATGTCAAGGTGATGGAGGCCCAAGACCTCAGTAGAAAGCTTCATATATTTAACACAGACCAAGGTCAACTAGCCTGAAGATTTTGTGTTCCAAGCTACTTTCAGCGTGGGGTTCAGTTAATGGACTCTCACATATCAAAGAGCTTATTTAAAAACTTAAGGTGATAAAAATATGCCTGAGGATTTATTTCCAGAGGAGATGAGAAACTGCTCTGGTCTACACTAATTGAGTCAGTGTTATTGAAGCTAGGATGACATCCCTTCTAACTGGATCCAAACATTCAAAAATGAGGACACCTATATTCCTCAATGAGTATGGACCTATTACTTTATAAAATTCTATCTAATTTTACCAAAACTTAACAGCAGCTAAATGattcacaaattttatttttcagaccAATATTTTCCATGGATATCAGGCAGGCTCTAGACAAAAATCTGCATCTGTCCATGGTAGAATTTGGCAAGAGAAACTATTAGTTTACTTGTAGCCTTAGTTGATATTTTCTCAGTATTCATTCTCTGTGCAGGGCATGGTTTCCCTGGAACCTCAGGGAGACCTAAAAATACTCAGTTAATAGACCATTCAAAGAAACTTGTGAAACTTGTTATCCTTCAGAACTCAAGCTATTTGGTGGATGTGATAACTCAAGATCATATTAAATAAGTACATTTTGTCCCAGGTTTATTTAGATTCTGGAAACTCATTTCCTCAATCTAGTGGAAAGTGGAAAGTGCGGTTTTAATGTCAGCCTTTTCAGAGTCACAGCAAACACATTTGACATTTTCAAGCTACCTCAGAATTTATGGAATTACATATGACATctcattttttaatattctcagttatttagcttttaaaataataGGCAAGTCTATCATGGCCTTAAAATGCCATTAGCAAGATGAATATCAAGGATGTCTTACACAGGCATGTCTTTAAGCAATGAGATATGCAAATAGatacaacaaaagaaaatctaCGTGCAAAAGTAAGGCCATCTGGCTATTTTACCTTCAGAGTATTGTTGAATCCCTAGCAATCATGGTGAATAGGGAAGTATTTGAAATTGTTCCTATTTGCCTGTAGATATTTCTCCATTATATTCTAGTATTTACTGTTAAGGACGAATATGGGTCAAGGTTTAAAAGCTCAAAATAGATTTCCAATTATACACTCCTCATCTCAGAAGAGGCAGATCCAATAGGAATGATCTTCTGACGAAAAAGCTAACATGATCCAGTGGGAAAACACAGATTTGCTTTGTGTTAGACCCTCATTTTTTAACTTATTATTTAATGATCACATGTGATTTTAGATGAGTTGTTTGCCAGTGCCTCCATAATGAGGAAGAAAaggacaaaacttttttttttttttttttttgtgaggagatcagccctgagctaacatccgccaatcctcctctttttttgctgaggaagacggccccgggctaacatctgtgcctatcttcctccactttatatgggaggccgccacagcatggcttaccaagcagtgcgtcggtgcgcgcccgggatccgaaccagcgaaccccgggccgccgcagcggagcgcgcgcacttaaccgcttgcgccaccgggccggcccctggacaaaacttttttttataaaCATATGATACAGTTTTATTATCCTGATGAGGAGCTACCAGAAATAACTACCATTCTAGTGAATTATTGCCTGAAAGCAAGTCCACAGATCCATCTAAAGTTATTATCATGGGTGGGCATTACACTATTTTTCAGTGACAATTTAAAATCTAATTTGTAGCATGTTTTTAAAGGGACTATCTACAAACTTGATGAAAGACCCACCCACTTAATTTGAAGAGTCCCTGGGAGTACCTCACAAGTGCTGAATATTATGTGTTCACTCTGTCCCCCTCAGGACACTGCCATCACAATGTTATGATCTGCTGTTCCTATCTCTTCCCTGGAATCTGATGTTCCTTCTGCCTCTAATAGTCCCTACTGTTTAGGGTGACCATATGTTAGATCATCCAAACTAGGACACTTTTGACAATGAAAGGTAGAACTATTACTAATTACACAAGGGCAACTGGTATTAACTAGACTAGTTATGAGCAAATATACATATGGTCACCATTCCAAGGTTGTTTCCATTAGAGCCATAATGCTCCTAAGCCACAAGATGTTTTACAAAAATGTAGGTATCATGCTTTGTTACCGTCACCCCAAAACTGTACCATTGGTGTCCCGGCTGACAGCAACTACTTAAGCTTTGTCTTGCAACAGATCACTTCCAAAGATCAGACCTAAGTTCAGGGAATCAGGCTGGGGAAACAATCCCTGGACAGATATCACACTTCCCAGGGACTCAGAGTGATAACAaattcttaaatttgttttcaatACAGATATATCTGTAACCAGAGGCACACTGAACTCGGTTATAATAACAGGAGTCCAGGGGCTAATGAGAGAGTTTGATGATAAGGAATCTTTATGAAAACTTGTGGTGGAGGTTAGGAACAGTGAGATCTGATGTCTAattagggttttctttttttcttttctgtagtgTCTTTCCCTTATGTGTATCTTCCTCAAATCTTCAGTTATTAAACAGAAGCCCAGAGCTAGCTGTAGTTCAGGGAATAAAGGGAAGGTAAATCCATGCATGGGATGAAACAAACTGGACAAAGAACTGCATCAACATTGATGACATTGAAGAACAGGAAGAAATGACTAGCATTGAAGCATAAATAGTGGTCTGGAACAAGAGATCATCAGAGGGATCTACAACCGGGAGTCTCTGAAGAGACTGCAGGTATTCTATCTCCCTCTGCATGGCACATTGTTCTTTCCTAAGAAAGTCAACTAAAGGTCAAAAATTGCTGGTCTCTCTATTCcctaaatattttccaaagaaggACCAATCTGCAAAATAGTGGTTCCACTTTCTGGGCAGTTGTACAATGACCAATACTGAATCCAAGGTCAGAAAACTGAATCAGTGAAACAACTCTGATGCCATTTTGTAAAAATCTTATTTTGGATAAACTGAGTACTAGCCAGCTTCTCATTAACTATTATGATGAAAGAAAGTAACGCAAAGGAAAAActcaaaaaataatatatatgaccTTTCCAGAAAAGAAATTCCCAAGAACTTCACCTTGGGAAGGAATATATTTGATATAAAAGTAGGCTGTGAACCTGGACAAAATCTCTACCGTGGTTTGTCAATGATATCTTTCACGACCTCCTTGAGTATGCTGACAGCTTCTGGTTTAAGACAAATTTTGGCTCAGTTTATCCAAATCTAATAGCTTTATACTGTATTGGAGAAACTACATCTTAAAACATTTTATCCCCCGTATAGTTTGAGAAAGCATTCATTCCAAGAGGAAGTCAGAAGTCAtttaggtcttttgttgttttttttttcaagctaGATAAAGGATCTGGAACTTGTGGTTCTTTAAATCTTGGgagatattttcagaaaataattacCAGACAGAGCTAAAAGATTGATGCAAGGAAACAGAGATAGATGTAGAATGACAATGAAATAAAGGAATCATTCAACTTCCCTCTTTGCGGTATGGTGTTCTATATAATGCTACCTGCTGCCTCACTTCTGAACTATACAGAGAAAAATGGATATTTTACTTTACAGTTAAAagtgaacaaaattaaaaacaattttaaagggtaaaatagaaaatcaagaatattttaaaatctaagtaAAAATTAACTAAATAACGTGTGATTTTAATTAGCATTAAAAAGCTAAAGCAATTGACCAGATATAAAAGAATAAAGCCAAAAGTTTTACGGTAAAATTCtctaaaattctaaaagaaacatAAGCcaaacaacataaaatttaaaataaaaaattctgaagTTAATACAGTAGccagtaaagaagaaaaagagctgTAACAttgaaataaacattaaaatctaACATGGAAATTTGAAGTGTAAAATTcagaacaagaagaaataaaatgataaaggcaatttttttaaaaagcttaaggTTACcataacagagaaaagaaatataaatcccAGATGAAAATCAAATGTAAGAACCATCTAGAAGGTAGATCCAGCATTCCCTAATAACAGAGTCCTCTTGGATCAGCAACAGACTTCACAGATGGAAAGCCACTAgaacacaggaaaaaatatagCTCTACCTTTATCAGCAGTATTTGACCCAGTACTtgtttacatttaattttcaaacagcTTTCGAAATCAGTTATTTGGTTCCAAGTCTCAAGCAGTTAGATCCCACATATCAGAAGGTCTTTGGAAAGAAGACTGCCAAAGTAGATATgttaaaagtagaaaagaataataatttaatGCCTCATAgttagagatgaagaaaaagttataaaaataagacTATTCTAGAACCAGAAGTTTAATAGCATGTAGCTAGCTAGACAGAGGACAATTAGCATTACATATATGAATAGACTCCaaggaaacaaattattttagtaaTTACAGTATTGGAAATTCataatttatattgttttaaaaatctgaaaccaGGTTTCATTCTGTCttgtaaagaaagtaaaaaagtgtTAAATTAGTTTTGGAAATAAtcttatcaaaaaaaaatttttaagttttgatTCTAGTGTAAATTCTCCTGTCTGGAAATCTCTCTCCATATTACACTATACCTCTACTTGCCCTCACAATCAAGCTCTCAACAACGACAAGAACAGACTACAATCATTGACTCCTAAAAcactgaaatttttttatttagtttcACTATGCACTGTACtcaaaaagaatattttagaGCTTGAGAGCTTTGAGAGATGAATTTGACACAGCAGCAAGAACCTATCTACTTGACTCTTGGGTCTCCCTAACTGATTTCCACATTGTGATTATAAAAATTTCCTGTCCTTTTCCTGTTTACATGTTAAAAACTTTGCTTCTCAGTAGGTGTTTTACTGCTTCCTTCACATCCTTGTTCCTAAGACTGTAGATTACAGGGTTCATCATAGGAGTAACAACCCCATAGAACATGGATATAAGTTTGTCAGTAGCATCCATGTCATCTGAATTAAGTGTCTCTTTCGACTTGGGCTTCATGTACATGAAGAGAATCGTTCCATAGAATATTATCACCACAGTCAGGTGGGCTGAGCAGGTAGAGAAGACTTTGCTTCTCCCCTCAGAAGACCGAATTTTGAGGATGCTGACAACGATTAATGTGTAAGacataatgattaataatagtggTGTCAGTATAAACAATGTTGTGGCCACAAGCATGATGAACTCATTGCCTGAGATGTCAGCACAGGCCAATTTCATGACAGCCAGAATTTCACAGGAGAAATGATTGATGACGTTATGCCTACAGAAAGGCAATTGTACTACAAACACAGTTTGTACTGCAGAGTTGACAACTCCTATGATCCAGGACCCAGCTGCCATGGAAACATAGGAATCCTTGCTCATGATGACAGAATACCTCAGAGGGTTGCAGATAGCCACATACCGGTCAAAGGCCATCATGCCCAGGAGCACACACTCTGTTGTCCCCATGGCCAAGCCGAGGAACATCTGCACTGCACAGCCAGTAAAAGAGATGGTCTTTCTTTCTGAAAGAAAGCTCACCAGCGTGGAGGGCGTGGAGGTGGTGGTGTAGCAGATGTCCAAGAAGGAGAGGTTCCCCAGGAAGAAGTACATAGGGGTGTGAAGGTGGGAGTCCAAGATGCTGATTAAAATAAGGGTGCCATTGCCCAGAAGGATGACCACATACATTATTAAGATGAGCACAAAAAAAAGTAGCTCAAGCCTTGGGTAACCAGAAAGCCCCTTCAGAAAAAATTCCACCAGAATGGTTTGGTTTTCCCGTTGCATTTTActgtttctcttttacctgtaaGACATCAGCGTATGTTAAAACAATGTATTCTACTATGATTACTTTCAACTGTGTACCAATGCACAAGTGCCATATACTCccagaggaaaaaaagtaaaaaaagaaaagatcaaacaaaaaagagaagaagtaAAGAAAAGTGGACTGAACAGAGGGAGAAGGTATGActggagaaagggaagggaagtggAAACTAACATGTTTCAAGCTATACTCGATATGCTATGTAATTCATTTAATCTCATCCCAGTTCTAGGAGAGAGGTATTAttgtccacattttacagatagatAAATGAAAGCAGAAATCTTAAGGAAACTTGACTAAAGGTATATATACAGCAGAGCTAAGATTCAAACCTAAATGTTCCTTGCTGAAGCCTGATCTTTTTGTCATAGTTGTCATCACACCTGTTAACTAgagattataataaaaatgagtaTTGTGTTATGTGTAACTAAACAATAAACCATTTTCGTTGGCTACAGACCAGCACACAATAGATAATGATCTTGCCACTTCTTGAAATTATACTGTTATGCTTATTATCGGTCTTGCCCAGTAGCATGTAAACTTTATACAGGCAGGTACTCTTTCTTCTTTACTGCCACAGTCCCAGTACGATAGAGGGGACAGAGTGACTgatgttcaaaaatatttgttgaataaatgaataaaatcaatgacaaaATAATGACTAACATTTCTTATTCTGTGCCAATCCTTTACtaattgtttttgtgtgtgtgtgcattaccTAATTTAGTCTGAAGAGCAACCTATTAGGCAATTACTGTTATCATTAACATCATCTTCCTCACCATATAGAGGAGGATAAtaaggcacagaaaagttaagtaatggGCTCAAGGTGAAGGTCATATAGCTAAATAAACAGTAGGGCCAGGACTTAAGCCCAAGCCATATGGCTGCAGAGTACAAGCTCTTAATTGTTCATTTTGCAAAGAACTTGTCTCACAGGCTACAATACCTTGTCATCTAATTGACAGTACTCATATTTCGAAAGAAATATCAGACCAAAAAAGGTGATTGGTCAGAAAGAAGCAAGATTTCAACATGACGATTTGAGAGCAGTTGATTTTGATACTTTATATTTTACTAGGAAATTATTCATAGAATGACAAC encodes the following:
- the LOC131393673 gene encoding olfactory receptor 13C2 produces the protein MQRENQTILVEFFLKGLSGYPRLELLFFVLILIMYVVILLGNGTLILISILDSHLHTPMYFFLGNLSFLDICYTTTSTPSTLVSFLSERKTISFTGCAVQMFLGLAMGTTECVLLGMMAFDRYVAICNPLRYSVIMSKDSYVSMAAGSWIIGVVNSAVQTVFVVQLPFCRHNVINHFSCEILAVMKLACADISGNEFIMLVATTLFILTPLLLIIMSYTLIVVSILKIRSSEGRSKVFSTCSAHLTVVIIFYGTILFMYMKPKSKETLNSDDMDATDKLISMFYGVVTPMMNPVIYSLRNKDVKEAVKHLLRSKVFNM